Proteins encoded by one window of Mus musculus strain C57BL/6J chromosome 10, GRCm38.p6 C57BL/6J:
- the Aifm2 gene encoding ferroptosis suppressor protein 1 isoform X4, translating to MRDDFSLGPPRGVLSSVSFLSRNPPTGERVSNLEELPRNEYREYIKVETDKGTEVATNMVIVCNGIKINSSAYRSAFAESRLASNGALKVNEFLQVEGYSNIYAIGDCADTKEPKMAYHAGLHANVAVANIVNSMKQRPLKAYKPGALTFLLSMGRNDGVGQISGFYVGRLMVRLAKSRDLLISTSWKTMRQSPP from the exons ATGAGGGACGACTTTTCCCTTGGTCCACCACGGGGTGTGCTGTCCTCTGTCAGCTTCCTGTCACGGAACCCTCCCACAGGTGAGCGGGTGAGCAACCTGGAGGAACTGCCTCGCAATGAGTATCGGGAGTACATCAAGGTGGAGACAGACAAGGGCACGGAGGTGGCCACCAACATGGTGATTGTGTGCAATGGGATCAAGATCAACAGCTCTGCCTACCGCAGTGCATTTG CAGAGAGTAGGCTGGCTAGCAATGGTGCTCTGAAAGTGAACGAGTTCCTCCAGGTGGAAGGTTACAGCAATATTTATGCCATTGGTGACTGTGCCGATACCAAGGAGCCCAAGATGGCCTACCACGCTGGCCTGCATGCCAATGTTGCCGTGGCCAACATCGTCAACTCCATGAAGCAGAGGCCACTCAAAGCTTACAAGCCAG gtgcgcTGACATTCCTCCtgtccatgggcagaaatgatggCGTGGGTCAGATCAGTGGCTTCTACGTAGGCCGCCTCATGGTGCGGCTGGCCAAGAGCAGGGACCTTCTCATCTCCACAAGCTGGAAAACCATGCGGCAGTCTCCACCGTGA
- the Aifm2 gene encoding ferroptosis suppressor protein 1 isoform X5: protein MRDDFSLGPPRGVLSSVSFLSRNPPTGERVSNLEELPRNEYREYIKVETDKGTEVATNMVIVCNGIKINSSAYRSAFESRLASNGALKVNEFLQVEGYSNIYAIGDCADTKEPKMAYHAGLHANVAVANIVNSMKQRPLKAYKPGALTFLLSMGRNDGVGQISGFYVGRLMVRLAKSRDLLISTSWKTMRQSPP, encoded by the exons ATGAGGGACGACTTTTCCCTTGGTCCACCACGGGGTGTGCTGTCCTCTGTCAGCTTCCTGTCACGGAACCCTCCCACAGGTGAGCGGGTGAGCAACCTGGAGGAACTGCCTCGCAATGAGTATCGGGAGTACATCAAGGTGGAGACAGACAAGGGCACGGAGGTGGCCACCAACATGGTGATTGTGTGCAATGGGATCAAGATCAACAGCTCTGCCTACCGCAGTGCATTTG AGAGTAGGCTGGCTAGCAATGGTGCTCTGAAAGTGAACGAGTTCCTCCAGGTGGAAGGTTACAGCAATATTTATGCCATTGGTGACTGTGCCGATACCAAGGAGCCCAAGATGGCCTACCACGCTGGCCTGCATGCCAATGTTGCCGTGGCCAACATCGTCAACTCCATGAAGCAGAGGCCACTCAAAGCTTACAAGCCAG gtgcgcTGACATTCCTCCtgtccatgggcagaaatgatggCGTGGGTCAGATCAGTGGCTTCTACGTAGGCCGCCTCATGGTGCGGCTGGCCAAGAGCAGGGACCTTCTCATCTCCACAAGCTGGAAAACCATGCGGCAGTCTCCACCGTGA